In Porites lutea chromosome 1, jaPorLute2.1, whole genome shotgun sequence, a single genomic region encodes these proteins:
- the LOC140934566 gene encoding uncharacterized protein, translating to MGNTITDAKKQEQKENDAEIKEMLNTMNNMMTQKCAAISAQFKDAAVADPTLPIVAVVDKTEKYMLQIKQVANEDVTNGLNEVLSGDFMQGLKDSITGAMNVFLGDESEGESQETDFHVVYANNSLLRVDYLMYKYNFSSKGILHKFENAFCYVMQIGVLDLEKVNSQVLLYEMTKSIGNDNLENAARELDQLAQFGKKLYATIRDLNAAGKPDDEEKREPKTEEGEEHDEQGDY from the coding sequence ATGGGAAATACCATTACTGACGCGAAAAAACAGgagcaaaaagaaaatgacGCCGAAATCAAAGAAATGCTAAATACTATGAACAACATGATGACGCAGAAGTGTGCTGCCATATCGGCCCAGTTTAAGGACGCAGCAGTTGCAGACCCAACCCTTCCCATTGTAGCAGTCGTGGACAAAACAGAGAAGTACATGCTCCAAATCAAGCAAGTAGCTAACGAAGACGTAACAAATGGTTTAAATGAAGTTTTGTCCGGGGACTTTATGCAAGGGTTAAAAGATTCGATCACGGGGGCCATGAACGTTTTCTTGGGCGACGAAAGTGAAGGCGAGAGTCAAGAGACCGATTTTCATGTCGTGTACGCTAACAACAGCTTGCTGAGGGTCGACTACCTGATGTACAAGTATAATTTCTCCTCCAAAGGAATCCTGCATAAATTCGAGAACGCATTCTGTTACGTCATGCAGATTGGTGTCCTCGACTTGGAGAAAGTGAATTCCCAGGTTCTTTTGTACGAGATGACCAAGTCCATTGGCAATGACAACCTCGAAAATGCTGCAAGAGAGTTAGATCAGCTAGCTCAGTTTGGCAAAAAGCTGTACGCCACCATTCGTGACTTGAACGCCGCTGGTAAACCAGACGACGAGGAAAAGCGGGAGCCGAAAACAGAGGAAGGCGAGGAACACGACGAACAGGGAGACTATTAA